GCATAGAATTAGTGAAAGTGTTTAATAGTTTGAAAACAAGATTCTTtataaattcctttttttttttcagaaaagtTCTGATTGTGAAGGCAGTACACTTTTACCAGAACACCCAGAAGAACAAGGTAAACTTTGACATTATTCTGTATACTTTCAATGTCAACATGAGAATGCATTCAAACAATCAAAACCAACTTGTGCTGTTATTTTTGGCTTATTAAGtgtactatattttttaatttgtcttttATTAATGAGGGAAGACTGTGTTTTATTGAGCcaattattttactattattggaagtaggcctactgtcacACAGCCGCAATTACGACTCTTTCGGACATGTAATATCTGGTAACCACCGGTAAACAACGGTAAATAGCCACAACTGTACACATATAAATGtcaaaagtaaatttaataatagtCTTTGACAAACAATTCTTCCTTTATAATCCaaaccacccccccccccaaaaaaaacccacaaaaaAGCCCACCCAATTCTCAAACAATGATACAGTATCCCTATTCCCCACACAATTTATACACTTTCCCAAATTCCCAATCCTTCcagacaaaatatcaacaatctTCTTATTGTCAAATAAATCCCAGAACCCCCCTTCCAAATACAATATTATCACAAgatgaataattaaacaataataaatgtccaCAATATCGTTCCTTCTTGCCTTTTCTCCTACGCTGACACAAAACAAATTCGAAAGATAAAAGTTAAAACGATTCTGCAACTAAACAACTCCCACGCCTCTGCTCCCGTTCTGCTTGTATTCCCAATTATAATTCTTCTCAAACTGCAACTATTTTctgacatataaataaataaatgaaatataaagttaaaatgtttcttGATGTCTTTCTGTACTGCCTTATAGTATTACTtccataattatttccaacgcacaatttattaacttcatgtatatTACTTTATTTCCTTCCTGCTTCAGCTCTATTttctgcttcagctctatatcaccataattatttccaactcacaatttattaacttcatgtatatcaccATAGCTATTTCCAAcgcacaatttattaacttcatgtatatcactttatttcctttctgcttcagctctatatcaccataacTATTTCCAAcgcacaatttattaacttcatgtatatcactttatttcctttctgcttcagctctatatcaccataattatttccaactcacaatttattaacttcatagTATATCACCTAATTTCCTTTCcgcttcagctctatatcaccataattCTTTCCAACCCACACTTTATTAACTTCATATGTATCACTTTACTTCCTTTCTGCTTCAACATAACATAGCCCTCCTTCTCTGTCTCCTCTCAATTTTCATCTCTCTCTCAACATTCCCTCAATTGCACACATACCACCACCTTATCCTTCTCAACCAATCAGCAACTCACACACCAAGTCAACTCTTACACCTCTCCTCCAATCAGCAACCTCCACACACTCCTTCTCTGCACACAAACACTCTGCTCCACTGGCTTCAAACAATAgtttcctaaaacaaaagaaaggttcaaataatgaaaacaaaaggaaaagtAAGCATGACttgcaaaataaatacaaaacttatGTCACTTGTGACATTTACTCCCCTCTAAAAGAATAATGTCCCAACATTTTCTTCAAACCGGAATGGGTCCTAATACTTTGAAACATGTGTTTGTTGTTTGATTGTTGATTGATTTCAATGTGTTATAGTTCGTCACTCTCATGGTTAAAATGTATTATCAAAGCCAATTGAAGTAAAAAAGTCggattttcatcttttgcgtatagtatatcacatttaaaagagtgcGCATCTATTGTCTATTTGTCAACATTATTTCTCCAACATGGTTATATGTTGTTTCTCAGATTATTTTCTTCCAAAATTGTAATCTTCGTGTTTCTTTTTTGATGACGTgatcatgttaaaaattagaattaaaGCAGGTTTTCGTAATTTTCACATATGTACTAAACTGTAggtatttattctttccttagcattATTTTGTCTGTCAATTATTTTGAGATCaatttcatctagctaagttaatttttcagagtatattccttatggccaggaatcgatgtgatTATCTTTTCATGTTGcagtgcgcaatcaaaaattgaacgaaatcacgtttgtaatcatatacCTTCATACAAGCATGTAtcataattaaatcaaatttggtactcataggTTTCAGGTAATatagatagattattacataccgcaatgaatcaTCATTTTTTACTGATGATATCTTTAACAAGTTTGttaatgatgcactgtcaaagtATACACTTTCAACTTTATATATGAACATTGTAAAGAAGGAggttaatgattttgtttgattgtcgaaattaaatgttttgaatttaatatgcaattaatggtAACTTATGCGGAGGGATCTTTGATTGGGTTGTTTTATTCAAGTGTATGGCTTGATGTGcagtgataccggctattgtatttgggTTACCAATTACCTATctttcatatattataaataattaaagatctgacaaaatcaatcaatgtattttaaaaatcaattatctgtatttaaatcaatgcatttaACCCTACAGTATAATTCGTCTAgttatatttttgtgtttatatGTGAAATAGTAAGGTGtaggaatattattattcaaattcaattttaatttatatcttaggtttttttttagacaATTGAGTTAGGTTTCTTTTGTCAAACATTTTACCTAAATgccattattttgtaattttataacaATAGATAAATATTGTTTACCATCCTATATGAGATATGAgataattattcaattttaatcaaatcatttttatttcataagaCCGCAATAAAAACCAACTGAATACATGCAGGTGAGTTTATTTGCATACTCTATTTTGATTAAATTGAGTACATCATTATGACACTTGTAATTAAACATTGAATTGATGATATAAATATGGTGGTATATCAATGACCAAAAGTTAAAagaaacatttgtttgtgttaaCTACAGAAGTGGAGAAGATGAATGTGATGGTGCACATTTTCCACTTGTAAGCAAATCAAGTTCACCAAACCAGGTTGGctataatgattatttatgatttaattaaaaGTTTTACACAATTTTACAGGCGTGGTTCTGCACAGCTTCGTATAACCATCGACTTAACtattgaacgcaaaacaaaacaCTGTTGACTGAATGAACGGTCAACAATCAAACAATCGACGGTTCCCACAACACGCAAAAAACATTATGTCACTTGTATTTTTACTGGTGGAAAATTACGATTGCCGATTTGCTGGGCAATACATGAgagtttaatttcatttatgtgcgagagtaccatttccgaccataggggtgtcatttaccaAGATTTGCTTCAAcgcagggggggggggggtctggCTGTGGCTCATGTGCTTAGTGCCTGGTCTGACCCCCACCCCTGATTTTTAAACATGCTGATAGTTGTGTTTTTTTGGGTTTCGTAAATATGCTAAAATACAGTTTTGTTAATTTTGGGTGTAATTTCTGTGGTCCCCAAATTCTTGTTGAAgcttattaatttaaataaattactttacTTTTATCCAGTTACTATGCAGTAACAAAGAACTACAGCATAGAATTAGTGAAAGTGTTTAATAGTTTGAAAACAAGATTCTTtataaattccttttttttttcagaaaagtTCTGATTGTGAAGGCAGTACACTTTTACCAGAACACCCAGAAGAACAAGGTAAACTTTGACATTATTCTGTATACTTTCAATGTCAACATGAGAATGCATTCAAACAATCAAAACCAACTTGTGCTGTTATTTTTGGCTTATTAAGtgtactatattttttaatttgtcttttATTAATGAGGGAAGACTGTGTTTTATTGAGCcaattattttactattattggaagtaggcctactgtcacACAGCCGCAATTACGACTCTTTCGGACATGTAATATCTGGTAACCACCGGTAAACAACGGTAAATAGCCACAACTGTACACATATAAATGtcaaaagtaaatttaataatagtCTTTGACAAACAATTCTTCCTTTATAATCCaaaccacccccccccccccccccaaaaaaaccCACAAAAAAGCCCACCCAATTCTCAAACAATGATACAGTATCCCTATTCCCCACACAATTTATACACTTTCCCAAATTCCCAATCCTTCcagacaaaatatcaacaatctTCTTATTGTCAAATAAATCCCAGAACCCCCCTTCCAAATACAATATTATCACAAgatgaataattaaacaataataaatgtccaCAATATCGTTCCTTCTTGCCTTTTCTCCTACGCTGACACAAAACAAATTCGAAAGATAAAAGTTAAAACGATTCTGCAACTAAACAACTCCCACGCCTCTGCTCCCGTTCTGCTTGTATTCCCAATTATAATTCTTCTCAAACTGCAACTATTTTctgacatataaataaataaataaaatataaagttaaaatgtttcttGATGTCTTTCTGTACTGCCTTATAGTATTACTtccataattatttccaacgcacaatttattaacttcatgtatatTACTTTATTTCCTTCCTGCTTCAGCTCTATTttctgcttcagctctatatcaccataattatttccaactcacaatttattaacttcatgtatatcaccATAGCTATTTCCAAcgcacaatttattaacttcatgtatatcactttatttcctttctgcttcagctctatatcaccataacTATTTCCAAcgcacaatttattaacttcatgtatatcactttatttcctttctgcttcagctctatatcaccataattatttccaactcacaatttattaacttcatagTATATCACCTAATTTCCTTTCcgcttcagctctatatcaccataattCTTTCCAACCCACACTTTATTAACTTCATATGTATCACTTTACTTCCTTTCTGCTTCAACATAACATAGCCCTCCTTCTCTGTCTCCTCTCAATTTTCATCTCTCTCTCAACATTCCCTCAATTGCACACATACCACCACCTTATCCTTCTCAACCAATCAGCAACTCACACACCAAGTCAACTCTTACACCTCTCCTCCAATCAGCAACCTCCACACACTCCTTCTCTGCACACAAACACTCTGCTCCACTGGCTTCAAACAATAgtttcctaaaacaaaagaaaggttcaaataatgaaaacaaaaggaaaagtAAGCATGACttgcaaaataaatacaaaacttatGTCACTTGTGACATTTACTCCCCTCTAAAAGAATAATGTCCCAACATTTTCTTCAAACCGGAATGGGTCCTAATACTTTGAAACATGTGTTTGTTGTTTGATTGTTGTTTGTGTGTTTCTGTGGTCCTAAGTGTTCTGAATGGTGGATTCTTAGTGTTAGCTTGAGACCGGGTAACCACAGAACATCCTTCAAGATTTTGCTCTGTCCATGTTGGATCTGGATTTCCTGTTGCTCGTACTCCTGCAATGTTACCTAATATCAAACCATAAATAGGGTTATCCATACATAGTGCATACGTTTTTCCTGAAAAGAATGGagtattaacatttattaatgCAACCGGTAAGTTGCGCAAAAGTGCCATCAATCAACATACATGTTTTCTCTTTACCCGTAAGTTGTTCGGCGGATACAAGTTCTTTCTTCACAAACACCCCACTACAGCCACTGTCACGAAGAACAGAGACACGGCGTGATCCAACACAACCTGTATAAATGGGCATTTTACTACTTGAATTATTTAGAACCGCTGCCATAATTGGAAGACAGTGCCCACACTGAAGCGTGACCTTATCACCATCATTATTGATACAACATTGATTTAAAGATTCTGACATTTTCGTAACCATACTAGCCCCCACAACGGGAATTTCTTCTTTGGCTTTACAATCGGGTTGGTTTGTACATTTTTGGCAATCAGACTCTTTTTGTAGTAAAGTAGACAACCCCGAGAAACTGTTGGTATCCTGTCTACAATTTCTGGCAATATGTCCCGTTTTTAAGCATCGGTAACACTTTGGAGGAGAGTTTCGCTTATACCTAGTTGCAGCTCTGCCGTTTGGCTCTTTTTGAGGTGAAATAGACAACCCAGCGCGTCTACAATTTCTGGCAATGTGTCCTGTTTTTAAGCATCTGTAACATTTTGGAGGAGGGTTTGGTTTATACATAGTTGAGGCTCTGCAATTTCTAGCCAAGTGACCTACACGATGGCATATAAAACAAGTTGGGCTACGGAAACTAGATAGGCTTTGTGATGAAGATGTACTTGGAACATTATTAGAGGAAAGTTGAGGAGAATTAGGCTCTTTTTGTTTAAACTCTATTGATTTACCAAATAACCCCCACGGGCTTCCAAATATGGTTCCGCGATTTCAGTCATCGCTTGTATCGTCTTCGGTTGACGTTCCCTTAGGAACAGAGCTAGATCCTTCCCACACCCATCGGTAAACTGCTCTCGCAGCAATAAATCTTTTAACCCCTGAAAGGTTTTTTCCCCCTCTGCTAGGTCAATCCACCTATCCAGATAATTGCTTAACCTTGCAGCAAATTGCGGGCCGCTTTCTCCGTATTCGGGCTTGGCTGTTCGTAACTTATGTCGAAATCCATCGGCGGTTAactgaaaccgttttagaagaGCCAATTTCAACAGTTTGTAATCGTGAGCTTCAGCTGAAGACAACCTGGAATAAACCTCGAGAGCCTTCCCAGTTAGTAGGGCACTTAAGTTAACCGGCCACTCAATTTCTTTCCACTCCTGACTAGTCGCATACCGTTCAAACCTTTTCAGATAGGCATCTAGGTCATCTGTTCGGTCATGGAAAGGGGGTAATTTAGGTTTACTGGCCTTAACCCGTGACTCAGGATTGGGTAATACTCTACCACCTGGCCGTGCCCGATTCTTTTCTTGCTCTAATTGGATTTCTAACCTTTGCATTTCTATGAGATAGGCCTGATTTTCAGCTTCTTTCACCCTTTCATTTTCTCTCTCTTTTTCTTCACTTGCTCTTTTTCTCTCTGCTTCGTCCTTCTCTAGTACCTCTCTTCTGTCTCTCTCTTCCTTGTCTCTGTTTCGCTCTTTTTCTTCTCTCTCCCTGTTTCTTTCTTCTCTCTCTAGtgctctctcttctctctctctgACAGCTTCCCCTCTCTTTTCCACAAACTCTCTTAATTCCACTCCATCTAACCCCAACGCTTTTCCTGCGTCAACAATTTTAGTGAGATccattaagaaaaaaaataaatatatatatatatatatatatatgtataagtATCCAATAtaagtatacagtatatcaataataTGGCAAATAGACATTCCAAGAATCACGTACAATTGTTTCATCTACCAATGTTCACGCTAGGTTACAAATCGCTCCCGGACGAGCCCCCCATAAATGTCACACAGCCGCAATTACGGCTCTTTCGGACATGTAATATCTGGTAACCACCGGTAAACAACGGTAAATAGCCACAACTGtacacatataaatgtaaaaagtaaatttaataatagtCTTTGACAAACAATTCTTCCTTTATAAtccaaccccccccccccccaaaaaaaaaaacccacaaaaaAAAGCCCACCCAATTCTCAAACAATGATACAGTATCCCTATTCCCCACACAATTTATACACTTTCCCAAATTCCCAATCCTTCcagacaaaatatcaacaatctTCTTATTGTCAAATAAATCCCAGAACCCCCCTTCCAAATACAATATTATCACAAgatgaataattaaacaataataaatgtccaCAATATCGTTCCTTCTTGCCTTTTCTCCTACGCTGACACAATAGTTCGTCACTCCCATGGTTAAAATGTATTATCAAAGCCAATTGAAGTAAAAAAGTCggattttcatcttttgcgtatagtatatcacatttaaaagagtgcGCATCTATTGTCTATTTGTCAACATTATTTCTCCAACATGGTTATATGTTGTTTCTCAGATTATTTTCTTCCAAAATTGTAATCTTCGTGTTTCTTTTTTGATGACGTgatcatgttaaaaattagaattaaaGCAGGTTTTCGTAATTTTCACATATGTACTAAACTGTAggtatttattctttccttagcattATTTTGTCTGTCAATTATTTTGAGATCaatttcatctagctaagttaatttttcagagtatattccttatggccaggaatcgatgtgatTATCTTTTCATGTTGcagtgcgcaatcaaaaattgaacgaaatcacgtttgtaatcatatacCTTCATACAAGCATGTAtcataattaaatcaaatttggtactcataggTTTCAGGTAATatagatagattattacataccgcaatgaatcaTCATTTTTTACTGATGATATCTTTAACAAGTTTGttaatgatgcactgtcaaagtATACACTTTCAACTTTATATATGAACATTGTAAAGAAGGAggttaatgattttgtttgattgtcgaaattaaatgttttgaatttaatatgcaattaatggtAACTTATGTGGAGGGATCTTTG
This region of Antedon mediterranea chromosome 8, ecAntMedi1.1, whole genome shotgun sequence genomic DNA includes:
- the LOC140057171 gene encoding uncharacterized protein — protein: MDLTKIVDAGKALGLDGVELREFVEKRGEAVREREERALEREERNREREEKERNRDKEERDRREVLEKDEAERKRASEEKERENERVKEAENQAYLIEMQRLEIQLEQEKNRARPGGRVLPNPESRVKASKPKLPPFHDRTDDLDAYLKRFERYATSQEWKEIEWPVNLSALLTGKALEVYSRLSSAEAHDYKLLKLALLKRFQLTADGFRHKLRTAKPEYGESGPQFAARLSNYLDRWIDLAEGEKTFQGLKDLLLREQFTDGCGKDLALFLRERQPKTIQAMTEIAEPYLEARGGYLVNQ